TACTGTCACTGTATCCTTTTGTCAGCGATCTGGAAAATATAGCCAAGATAGTTATCCGTCCCCGTCATGTAGTTCTGGGTAATGTGGAACTAATGGGATTGTATCTGCATAGAAAAAAAATTATGGTTATTTATCTCCACCAGCCACATTTCTATTCATTAAAAAAATCGCGCGTTGCACGGTTTGCTGAGTTTATCCCGCTGGCATATATGGTGCAGTCAAAAGTTATAAATCCACAAAATTCTGAAAACGATCCATATCTTATTCCGCCACTGTGGTACATGTTATCAGTCATTGAAGCCACTCCTACTGACAAAGTTGATAAGTTTTTATTACGGTGTGATACCACATCTAAACTGCAAGCAGCACTGGATGAAATATCTTTCTTTTATGGACGTCATGGATATTAATGTACATGATAGATTACCACGTACATACTTCCCTGTGCGACCATGCAACAGGAACACCACAGGAATATATTGAAAAAGCAATAGAAGCAGAACTATTTGAGATAGGTTTTTCTGACCATGCACCGTTGCCTGAGCATCTGAGGCAAAATATTACCATGGAACCAGAGGAAACTGAAGACTATGTCACAATGTTACAGGCGTTGAGTGATAAATATCCAGTAGCCGTAAAGATAGGTTTTGAAGTGGATTATCCGCTACACACGACTTTTGATACACGATATTTCAATGACAGTCGGTTAGATTACATCATTGGTTCATGCCATTTTATTGGTGATTGGCCATTTGACCATCCCGCATTTGTTGATGAATATACTAAACGGGATATCAACCAGGTATATCGTGATTATTATCGTATAGTGTATGATATGGTGGCATCAGGCATGTTTGATATTATTGGGCATTTTGACCTGGTGAAAAAGTTTGGTTACAGGGCAACTGCTGATTTGAGTGCAGAAATTGAACCAATATTACAATTAGCTGCACAGCAATCAACTGCAATTGAAATAAATACGTCAGGATGGCGAAAACCTGTTAAGGAGGTATATCCCTCGTTTGAAATTATACAGAAAATGTTTCAGTATAATGTTCCTGTAACATTGGGGTCGGATGCACATGTACCGGAAGAAGTGGCATATAATTTTTATGAAGCATTAAGCCTTATAAAACAGGCAGGGTACAGAAAAATAGCTGGTTATAGAAAAAGAAAGCAATATACAATAACATTATAAAAAGAAACATATATGATACGTCTGGTGAAAGACCCTCAACAAATTTTTAGAATCTATGGTTTATGTGGATTGCAGGCTGGTATTATTGGAAAAAATGCCAATTCAGTGGATTATTCCGATGGTGGAGTTGAAGTGCGGTTTAAAGAAAAGATGCTACTATACAAAGCAACAGGAATATTGCCGGAACACATTGTGATGCTAGATCAGGTTCATGGCAAAGAAATTATAGAAATACTAAAGCCCCCTCTTAAAAATGAACCATTTGTGGCACAGGCCGATGGATTTATTACTGCTGAGCATGGTGTATGCCTTGTTATACGAACAGCGGATTGTGTGCCAGTTATCCTGTATGATGACCAGAATGGAGTGATTTCGGCACTGCATTCGGGATGGCGTGGGTGTGCGCACAATATAACCGCAGAAGGTATTAAACTTTTAATACATAGAGGTGCAAAGCCTTCATCCCTGTATGTTTTGATTTTACCTTCAATTAGTCCAGCGGCATACGAAATTGGTCAGGATGTTGCGTCTCAGTTTGACGGCTATGTACTACAAAAAGAAGGTAAGTTGTATTTGGATATGTGGCAGCATATTAAGGACACTGCATTGCGATATGATATTCCAGAACAAAATATATTTAATTCAAATATATGCACGTTTCAGCTCAACACGGAATTCTTTTCATACCGTAAAGGGGATAATGGCAGAAATCTCAATTTTGTCTATTTAGCCTGAGTATATCAATTTTTTTAATTGCATAAATAGAAAATTTTTTCACTAATTATTCCTAAATGTGGAAAGGTGAATAAAATATAAAATAATGTACACCCCCGCCGAAGGCGGCAGGGGTGTACACTTTATTCATTATGTAATTTTTTAAGGAATTATTGCTGAAATTTTTTGCATTTTTTCTAACTTAAAAGATACTATAAATATTCATACTCTGGAGGAAAGTATGCAGCAACTTCAACTTTCAAAACTACTCAATACTCATGATCATGAGAAAACTCTTAAAGAAATTAAAACAATGTATACAAAATATTATTCTGGTTTTGAAACAATTGAATCATGCTTTTTCTTAATAAGGGACTTGTTTGAAGGAAAGTTCCCGGGGTATCAAAAGTGTAATACACAATATCACGATTTTCAACACACCGTTGATGCAACAGTTGCTGCAATACGAATACTTGATGGCTACAATAGTAAACGAAAAATCATGCAACAAAATATAGCGTATTCATTAATTTTAGCATCGCTGTTACATGATGTTGGCTATATACAGGAGGATTGGGATACAGAAGGCACAGGAGCAAAATATACAGCAGTACATGTGCAACGAAGTGTAGATTTTGTAAAAAGAAATCATGAAAAATTAGGTATAGATGATGAGTATATACCCCTTATGGCATTATGCATACAGTCAACTGGCTTATCAGCAAAGTTTGAGGCAATGGAATTTATTTCAAGGGAGCACAGAACGGCAGGAGCCATGATGGGAACAGCTGATTTATTAGGGCAGATGTCCGACAGAGAATATCTTGAGAAGCTATTATTTTTATACTATGAGTTCAAAGAGGCTGGTATCCCCGGATATACAACCGAGTTTGACATAATCAGGAAAACCATTGATTTTTATGTCATGACTGTCAAACGCATGAAAAGCACTCTGCTCAATGTCCAGCACTACTGCCTGTATCATTTTGATAAACGTTACGGTATACACAGCAATCTCTATATGGTGGCAATAAACCGCAATATCAGGTATATAAAAAAAATAATTGCCGATGAATCAACCAACTTCCGTCACAAATTAAAACGAGGCGACCAGTACCAGCTTCATATGCTATCACAAAAGACATTACCCCATTAATCTCACACAGTACTATTGCAGAAAAATGTTTGACAATAATAGTTTATCAGGTAATACTTTAACCTGTGTGCCTGATGTCATGAAACGTATAATTGTACTTACAATCGTGGAAGTATTTTATAAAAGCTTTTAAAGAAGTAGTAAAAACTCAAGTATGGGTGCCGGTATCAGGACATTACGTAGTCTTAAGGAACTGGAGCACAACTATATATGAAACGAATACTATCATTTTTCACAGGATTAAGCTTTGTTGTAATAATAGCTCAGGTGTGGGCATATGTTGCCATGGATATACAGAAATGGGAAATAGATAAGAAGGATGTTATTTCGTCTTATATCCATAAATCGCCGTATAAAACGTACACGCTCAACCAGTTAAAGGGTTATTCCAATAAATTGCTTAATTACATCCTTGCCATTGATGAAAATTATAAAGATAAGGTTGTTATCCTCAGGGTCACAAGTGACATTACCAGAGATTTTATGTTTATCAACAATAAATTATATGTTATTACTGATTATATGCAAAAATCCTCAGAGGACTATATTTCAGGAGCTATCGCCCAACTGGGGAAAAAATATGGTGTTCCACAGAAACAGAGTGAGGGTGCCACTACAACCTATACATTTACCCGGGATGAAACAAAAGTGATAGCCATTGGTGAAAATAAAGGTAAAAATTTCTCTCTGATAATTTATTATTATTATAAAAATTTATTTCGCAGCCTGATGCAGTAAAATCAGAAAGTATGAAAGGACGTCGTTTGTGCTCTTTTTTTTCTGAAAAATTTTATTAAATTCTTGACACATTGTGATAGAATTTGTTTATATCCAATTCATTAAATTCAGTAAGAAAATTATAACAATCATTATAGAGTAACGAGGGTGTAACATTGGCTAATATTAAATCAGCTGAAAAAAGGAACAGGCAAAGCGAAAAACGTAGACAGCGAAATTCGCAGGTAAAATCATCTATCAGAACTGCTGAAAAAAAAGTGCGAAAGCAGTTAGAAACTCAGTCCAAAGAAAATGTACCTGTACTGTTTAAGGAGTTTGTCAAGAAGATTGATACTGCAGCACGTAAGGGGATTGTACACTGGAAGACAGCTGCACGTAAAAAGTCCCGTTTGGCAAAGAAGGTTAATGCTGCATTATAATTGTGCAGGCAGGGGTATTTTTTGACCAAACATGAAATAATTACCCGGTTGCATCTTAAATATGATATTCCCCGTGATGTGGTGCAACAGATTGTTGACGGCTTTTTGGATGAAATTGTGGTATCGGTTCAGAAGGGGGAAAAGGTAACCATTAAAGGTTTTGGTGTTTTTTCAAGGGTTAAACAGGCAGAACGTAAAGTATATTCGCCAATAGCCCAGCGGGAAGTGACTATACCTTCACGCTATGTTATAGATTTTAAATCAAGCAAGCTCACCGATATTGAGCATTAACAAAGGGCGCTTAGCTCAGCTGGGAGAGCATCTGCCTTACAAGCAGAGGGTCAGAGGTTCAAATCCTCTAGCGCCCAAAGATAACGAGGGTATACTGTTGTATACCCTTATTTTGTAAGTATATGAAAAAGCTACTTGAATATCTTTCGCCAATTGACAAGGTTCTTCTTAGCTTTGTTCTATTAATTCTTGCCGGTGCCTGTATTTTATGCCTTCCAGTATGCACAACTGGCGGCATTTCATTTATTGATGCATTATTTACATCCACTTCGGCAGTGTGTGTTACCGGTCTTGTAGTCCTTGATACAGCAAAGGATTTTACCTTTGTTGGGCAGGTGGTCATTCTTTTGCTTATCCAGCTTGGTGGTCTTGGAATAATGACATTTTCGGTAGCACTGCTTTCACTGATGGGTGGAAGTGTTTCCATCAAATGGCGCTTCACGTTGCAAAATATGTATAGTGATGTGTCAAAACTTCCCATACGCAATATTCTGGGAAGAATTATTATTTATACGTTTACCATAGAAATAACAATTGCACTAATCCTGTTTACACAATTTATTAAACAATTTCCATTTAGCCAGGCTATATGGCATTCCATATTCCATTCTGTTTCTGCCTTCTGTAATGCAGGATTTTCTACATTCAGCAATAGTCTGATGGATTATAACGGCAACAGTGTTATTATTATAAGCATAGCAATAGCTATTATTACTGGCGGAATTGGTTTTTTAGCAATGAG
This region of Spirochaetota bacterium genomic DNA includes:
- a CDS encoding HU family DNA-binding protein, which produces MTKHEIITRLHLKYDIPRDVVQQIVDGFLDEIVVSVQKGEKVTIKGFGVFSRVKQAERKVYSPIAQREVTIPSRYVIDFKSSKLTDIEH
- the rpsT gene encoding 30S ribosomal protein S20, giving the protein MANIKSAEKRNRQSEKRRQRNSQVKSSIRTAEKKVRKQLETQSKENVPVLFKEFVKKIDTAARKGIVHWKTAARKKSRLAKKVNAAL
- a CDS encoding histidinol-phosphatase HisJ family protein, whose translation is MIDYHVHTSLCDHATGTPQEYIEKAIEAELFEIGFSDHAPLPEHLRQNITMEPEETEDYVTMLQALSDKYPVAVKIGFEVDYPLHTTFDTRYFNDSRLDYIIGSCHFIGDWPFDHPAFVDEYTKRDINQVYRDYYRIVYDMVASGMFDIIGHFDLVKKFGYRATADLSAEIEPILQLAAQQSTAIEINTSGWRKPVKEVYPSFEIIQKMFQYNVPVTLGSDAHVPEEVAYNFYEALSLIKQAGYRKIAGYRKRKQYTITL
- a CDS encoding polyphenol oxidase family protein, with amino-acid sequence MIRLVKDPQQIFRIYGLCGLQAGIIGKNANSVDYSDGGVEVRFKEKMLLYKATGILPEHIVMLDQVHGKEIIEILKPPLKNEPFVAQADGFITAEHGVCLVIRTADCVPVILYDDQNGVISALHSGWRGCAHNITAEGIKLLIHRGAKPSSLYVLILPSISPAAYEIGQDVASQFDGYVLQKEGKLYLDMWQHIKDTALRYDIPEQNIFNSNICTFQLNTEFFSYRKGDNGRNLNFVYLA